From the genome of Hathewaya histolytica, one region includes:
- a CDS encoding M48 family metallopeptidase — MEFYFVYENGQAKVKVDFKNRKSIKISVEDDKTINVISPLFLEEEKVREVIENKRVWIEKHLRFYKEKLSGYIQRDYKSGDKFLYFGDEYSLVVDKNPKLIKVTSDYNEKKLYVISPRVDKENIKELLYKFYREETAKEVRRAINKFQIYFPMKPTEVVIKDQKRRWGSCTYKNKILLNFRLSMATRGVLEYVVLHEMCHMVHKNHSKDFWNLVHYIMPDYKEKSIWLKENGAKIEV; from the coding sequence ATGGAATTTTATTTTGTATATGAGAATGGACAAGCTAAAGTTAAAGTAGATTTTAAAAATAGAAAAAGTATTAAAATAAGTGTAGAGGATGATAAAACTATAAATGTAATCTCACCTTTATTTTTAGAAGAGGAAAAAGTAAGGGAGGTTATAGAAAATAAAAGAGTGTGGATAGAGAAACACTTAAGATTTTATAAAGAGAAGTTATCTGGATATATACAAAGAGATTATAAATCAGGGGATAAGTTTTTATATTTTGGGGATGAATATTCCCTGGTTGTGGATAAAAACCCTAAGCTTATTAAAGTTACGTCTGATTATAATGAGAAAAAGCTTTATGTTATATCACCTAGAGTAGATAAGGAGAATATAAAAGAGCTACTATATAAATTTTATAGAGAAGAAACTGCAAAAGAGGTTAGAAGAGCTATTAATAAATTTCAGATATACTTTCCTATGAAACCTACGGAAGTTGTTATAAAAGACCAGAAAAGAAGATGGGGAAGCTGTACATATAAGAACAAAATCTTACTTAATTTTCGATTATCTATGGCTACAAGAGGCGTATTAGAGTATGTCGTTTTACATGAAATGTGTCACATGGTACATAAGAATCATTCTAAGGATTTTTGGAATTTAGTACATTATATAATGCCTGATTATAAAGAGAAATCAATATGGCTTAAGGAAAATGGGGCAAAAATAGAAGTATAA
- a CDS encoding VCBS repeat-containing protein — protein MYINIPPNVNIAESDKGLDEINVKSNNVYYEDEYTRSEKNSKFKPPKTIDGYEVLDFKKSDVTGDGFPEYIYLLGKSRNDSPNFKEDIHLFIQDGRTKRVYYITMKDNAGYEPELFLGDLTGDGINDIFVSIGSGGSGGFYYYYIFSYKNGDFVKIFDHEDFSNSQKYNVNFRDYYRVEVVSVDGKEKFIIDISHRSREYLDQYYDKLGKLKKPVSGDVTGLNVLFPIYSTFGVKNKFDLFAIQRIIGTYSADGLGYLQTYLSFEDGIFKKVWSQVAINQVGK, from the coding sequence ATGTATATTAACATACCACCTAATGTTAATATTGCAGAATCTGATAAAGGTTTAGATGAGATTAATGTTAAATCTAACAATGTATATTATGAAGACGAGTATACTCGTAGTGAAAAGAATAGTAAGTTTAAGCCACCTAAAACTATAGATGGATATGAAGTTCTAGATTTTAAAAAATCTGATGTTACAGGAGATGGATTCCCAGAGTATATTTATTTACTAGGTAAAAGTAGGAATGACTCACCTAATTTTAAAGAAGATATTCATTTGTTTATACAAGATGGAAGAACTAAGAGAGTATATTATATAACTATGAAAGATAATGCTGGATACGAGCCAGAACTATTTTTAGGAGACCTTACTGGAGATGGCATAAATGATATTTTTGTAAGTATAGGATCAGGTGGTAGTGGCGGTTTCTATTATTATTATATTTTTAGTTATAAAAATGGGGATTTTGTAAAGATTTTTGATCATGAGGATTTTAGTAATAGTCAAAAATATAATGTTAACTTTAGAGATTATTATAGGGTAGAAGTAGTTAGTGTTGATGGTAAAGAAAAGTTTATTATAGATATAAGTCATAGAAGTAGGGAGTATTTAGACCAGTATTATGATAAACTAGGGAAGTTAAAAAAACCAGTCAGTGGTGATGTTACAGGACTTAATGTGTTATTTCCCATATACTCTACATTCGGAGTAAAAAATAAATTTGATCTTTTTGCAATTCAAAGAATTATAGGAACTTATAGTGCTGATGGATTAGGATATCTTCAAACATATTTATCTTTTGAGGATGGAATATTTAAAAAAGTATGGTCACAAGTTGCTATAAATCAAGTAGGGAAATAG
- a CDS encoding dihydrofolate reductase has protein sequence MLSIIVAIANNNVIGRNNKLIWHIPEDLKRFKRITKGKKIIMGRNTFESLPGVLPEREHIVLTRDKNYTVDNENVKIINNIEELDTYIKDDEEHFIIGGGTIYELFIPHSSNLYLTRIYEDFKGDTFFPEYDEDQWELLESEKGLQNESNPYDYDYLTYKRKTEDK, from the coding sequence ATGTTATCTATTATTGTTGCTATTGCTAATAATAATGTAATTGGGAGAAACAATAAGTTAATCTGGCACATCCCTGAAGATCTTAAAAGATTTAAAAGAATTACTAAAGGGAAAAAAATTATTATGGGTAGAAATACCTTCGAATCTCTTCCTGGAGTATTACCAGAAAGAGAACATATAGTATTAACAAGAGATAAAAATTATACGGTAGATAATGAAAATGTCAAAATAATAAATAATATAGAAGAGTTAGATACCTATATTAAGGATGATGAAGAGCATTTTATCATTGGAGGAGGAACTATATACGAATTATTTATTCCACATAGTTCCAACCTATATTTAACTAGAATCTATGAAGACTTCAAAGGTGACACATTTTTCCCTGAATATGATGAAGACCAATGGGAACTTCTAGAGTCAGAAAAAGGACTTCAAAATGAAAGTAATCCATATGATTATGACTACCTAACTTATAAACGAAAAACAGAAGATAAGTAA
- a CDS encoding thymidylate synthase — protein sequence MSLADKQYLQIAEDILNNGYYDQNRTGVATYKLPHKTMQFDLEKEFPILTTKFVAFKTAVKELLWIYKDQSNDVKKLHEQNVHIWDEWTLEDGTIGTAYGWVVKEYNQLDKLIETLKTNPQDRRMMINLWQIPHIETGALPPCAFLTMWDVCDGRLNCMLVQRSADFCLGVPFNMTQYAVLVHLIAQVTGLKPGLFTHVMNNAHIYENHMEGIKIQLTRKNEQYEAPKLWINPEIKNFYDFAPEDIKLVDYKNHGKISMEVAI from the coding sequence ATGAGTCTTGCAGATAAGCAGTATCTTCAAATTGCTGAAGACATCTTAAATAATGGTTATTATGACCAAAATAGAACAGGTGTTGCTACATACAAGCTACCTCATAAAACCATGCAATTTGACTTAGAAAAAGAATTCCCCATATTAACAACAAAGTTTGTAGCATTTAAAACTGCTGTAAAAGAATTATTGTGGATATATAAGGATCAATCTAATGATGTTAAAAAACTTCATGAACAAAATGTCCACATTTGGGATGAATGGACTTTAGAAGATGGTACTATAGGTACAGCATATGGTTGGGTAGTTAAAGAGTATAACCAATTAGACAAATTAATTGAGACCTTAAAAACAAACCCTCAAGATAGAAGGATGATGATAAACTTATGGCAAATACCACATATAGAAACTGGTGCCCTTCCACCATGTGCTTTCCTTACTATGTGGGATGTTTGCGATGGACGATTAAACTGTATGCTAGTTCAAAGAAGTGCTGATTTTTGCCTCGGTGTACCATTCAATATGACTCAATATGCTGTTCTTGTTCATTTGATTGCCCAAGTTACAGGTCTAAAACCAGGCCTATTTACACATGTAATGAATAATGCTCATATCTATGAAAATCATATGGAAGGTATAAAAATTCAACTAACTAGAAAGAATGAACAATATGAGGCACCAAAGCTTTGGATAAATCCTGAAATCAAAAATTTCTATGATTTTGCACCTGAAGACATAAAATTAGTAGACTACAAAAATCATGGTAAAATTTCTATGGAGGTTGCTATATAA
- a CDS encoding ribonuclease H1 domain-containing protein produces MGKKVYAVKEGFDSLKGERVQNKIYSTWNECLAVVKGVKGAKYKSFQSIEDAKEYLKDHKMLLIKGVDPYPSDCIQIYVDGSYNTHTKKYSYALVVVEEKVIKYMESGVAEDSSESRLRQILGELKAALRSYEYAIKNNKNKIVLFHDYEGIFHHAIGTWDRKDSSSKFYYEKFNEYTKEGLEVVFVKVDSHTGDLFNEITDNYAKVAAGLEVTGVVDKLLKIENIYVENEEIKEEVIKLLKIKDNSDNIILKGESRLTKSNDNCKEDLNVTGVKLEQSNFKEHINKLKGLDKNKKKTYLKKLKKEDIINLILEII; encoded by the coding sequence ATGGGTAAAAAAGTATATGCCGTAAAAGAGGGTTTTGATTCTTTGAAAGGTGAAAGAGTTCAGAATAAAATATACTCTACATGGAATGAATGTTTAGCTGTAGTAAAGGGAGTAAAGGGAGCAAAATATAAGAGTTTTCAAAGTATTGAAGATGCCAAGGAATATTTAAAAGATCATAAGATGCTACTTATAAAGGGGGTAGACCCATATCCTTCAGATTGTATTCAAATATATGTTGATGGTAGCTATAATACACATACAAAAAAGTATTCCTATGCTCTTGTAGTCGTGGAAGAAAAAGTAATAAAGTACATGGAATCTGGTGTAGCTGAGGATAGTTCTGAAAGTAGGTTAAGACAAATACTGGGAGAACTAAAAGCTGCACTAAGATCCTATGAATATGCTATTAAAAATAATAAAAATAAAATAGTACTTTTCCATGATTATGAAGGGATTTTTCACCATGCCATAGGTACATGGGATAGAAAAGATTCCTCATCTAAATTTTATTATGAAAAATTTAATGAGTATACAAAAGAAGGTTTAGAAGTTGTATTTGTAAAGGTTGATAGCCATACAGGAGATCTATTTAATGAAATTACAGATAATTATGCAAAAGTAGCTGCAGGTTTAGAAGTAACAGGAGTTGTGGATAAATTATTAAAAATAGAAAATATATATGTTGAAAATGAAGAAATAAAAGAAGAAGTTATTAAATTACTAAAGATAAAGGATAATAGCGATAATATTATATTAAAAGGAGAAAGTAGACTTACTAAAAGCAATGATAATTGCAAAGAAGATTTAAATGTTACAGGAGTTAAATTAGAGCAAAGCAATTTTAAAGAACATATAAATAAATTAAAGGGATTAGATAAAAATAAAAAGAAAACTTATTTAAAGAAATTAAAGAAAGAAGATATAATCAATTTAATTTTAGAAATTATATAG
- a CDS encoding PAS domain-containing sensor histidine kinase, with protein sequence MCLLDFYKENLHKGNFHEWNNLISDINETILTCTNEEDLYYSLINFYSYIIDVENISIIRRTKNDNIFIDMSSDRLGKELSINYIPCKEYNLNIDYFINKCMHTYSNKKEYKVIFTMKELLKKEERNDYKDYLDYILIPLTFKNSIECFVFLKSTSKSIFNEPFIVSSLNSINIQIACRLKNMSSKHNCINEYNIEPAELLTRYDTMLKMINNSLDILCITTIDGHINQITPSCKKILNYDMNYLVGKNIFDYVHKEHRKLFQKEFKDMLINNKEKNIKLLFRNSQNEYVWLECLYKCIYDCHNKINGVIFSLRDISDKKKAEELSKKMEENNRILQETLAHDKLRAEFFADISHELRTPINVMYSALQLLNLELNKEAICSGNSKLLKRMDIIKQNCFRLMKLINNLIDSTKIDAGYYKLNLVNCNIVSIVENITLSVSEYVENKGLNLIFDTDIEEKFICCDPEKIERIMLNLISNAVKFTENGSIKVEMKNVDDSIYIYVKDTGIGISKDKRNIIFQRFIQADKHLKGEKEGSGIGLSLVNSLVNMHHGEISVKSELGIGSTFIIKLPCRSLDSPKCCKHLAMPILDENKIDTINIEFSDIYI encoded by the coding sequence ATGTGTCTTTTAGATTTCTATAAAGAAAATTTACATAAAGGTAATTTTCACGAATGGAACAACTTAATTTCAGATATTAATGAAACAATCCTAACATGTACAAATGAAGAAGATCTATACTATTCCTTAATTAATTTTTATAGTTATATTATAGATGTTGAGAATATATCAATTATACGTAGAACTAAAAATGATAATATATTTATTGATATGTCTTCTGATAGATTAGGTAAGGAACTATCAATAAATTATATTCCTTGTAAAGAGTATAACTTAAATATTGATTATTTTATAAATAAGTGTATGCATACATATTCTAATAAAAAGGAATATAAAGTTATATTTACTATGAAAGAACTTTTAAAAAAAGAGGAGAGAAATGATTATAAAGACTACCTAGACTATATATTAATACCACTAACTTTTAAAAATTCTATAGAATGCTTTGTATTTTTAAAAAGTACTTCAAAATCTATATTCAATGAACCATTTATAGTTAGTTCTTTGAATTCTATAAATATACAAATTGCATGTAGACTAAAAAACATGTCTAGTAAACATAATTGTATAAATGAATATAATATAGAACCAGCTGAACTATTAACTAGATACGATACTATGTTAAAAATGATAAATAATTCTCTAGATATACTTTGCATTACTACTATAGATGGACACATAAATCAAATAACTCCATCTTGTAAAAAAATATTGAATTATGACATGAATTACTTAGTAGGAAAAAATATATTTGATTATGTTCATAAGGAACATAGAAAGCTTTTTCAAAAAGAATTTAAAGATATGCTTATTAATAATAAAGAAAAGAATATAAAGTTACTATTTAGAAATTCACAAAATGAATATGTATGGCTTGAATGTTTATATAAATGCATCTATGACTGTCATAATAAAATAAATGGTGTAATATTCTCATTAAGGGATATAAGCGATAAGAAAAAAGCCGAGGAACTCTCTAAAAAGATGGAGGAAAATAACAGAATCCTTCAAGAAACACTAGCCCATGATAAATTAAGGGCAGAATTCTTTGCTGATATTTCACATGAACTTAGAACTCCTATTAATGTCATGTATTCAGCTCTTCAACTTTTAAATTTAGAGCTAAATAAAGAGGCTATTTGCTCTGGAAATAGTAAACTACTAAAAAGGATGGACATAATAAAACAAAACTGTTTTAGACTTATGAAGCTTATAAATAATCTAATTGATTCCACCAAAATAGATGCAGGTTATTATAAGTTAAACTTAGTTAATTGTAATATCGTTAGCATAGTTGAAAACATAACTCTTTCTGTGTCTGAGTATGTAGAAAATAAGGGACTTAATCTTATATTTGATACAGATATAGAGGAAAAATTTATTTGCTGTGATCCAGAAAAAATTGAAAGAATAATGTTAAACCTTATTTCTAATGCAGTTAAATTTACGGAAAATGGTAGTATAAAAGTTGAGATGAAAAACGTGGATGATAGTATTTATATCTATGTAAAAGATACTGGCATAGGCATATCTAAAGATAAACGTAATATTATATTTCAAAGATTTATACAAGCCGATAAGCATCTTAAAGGGGAAAAGGAAGGTAGTGGTATAGGTTTAAGTTTAGTTAACTCATTAGTAAACATGCATCATGGTGAAATCTCTGTAAAAAGCGAACTTGGCATAGGTTCTACTTTTATAATAAAACTTCCATGTAGATCCTTAGATTCGCCTAAATGCTGTAAACACCTTGCCATGCCTATATTAGATGAGAATAAGATAGATACTATAAATATAGAATTTTCAGATATTTATATATAA
- a CDS encoding methyl-accepting chemotaxis protein translates to MVYYKVRKETYKNYETIISNQITDLERIIDEYTDNIKQNVNMLAADRDIASIDKRITEYISKKGTNGKVPMEPMKSNDYEKGVYQDFENFTKAHIEVDTTFVGVDDNGGYLQYPSSSRKEGYDPRGRDWYTQSKGNLDDVVYSNVYINSNNATVISCTKALLDDKKALRGVIGIDMSVKNIQDIIKRVKVGDEGYIVLLDKNDTIIAHPKDSKFLFKNVKELGINELNEIKNLKKKELKTKLPDGKEYNIKLNVGSNTNLGWKYITIVPSGEFHKNANAIGKTMLIILVMAMIGAILIGILISTNITKPIKYVEKHLKFLGEGDFTKNIDKKYLNLKDEVGEIIKSTNTMQDSIRKVLNEIKMQSMSIDKEAEVLFSSSEEMVASSVEVSNAIEDTSKGTTNQAERLVEVNTILNNFSDKIGKIAIYIDNVYNNIDGIGNMTEENNKEMEVMITFMESLKSTFSEFNFVIESLGNRITEVTEIIYIIDGISEQTNLLALNAAIEAARAGDAGRGFAVVADEIRKLSEQSKVSAENIKKLLLQIEKDSEKIVGESEHINNEFMKQQNIVKKTMHSFNTISNSIVDIIPKIHEINNYSKNMEKEKDLIVNTIEEISAVSEEISAASEEIAASSANMSEVSKGVSSSAENLDSMSVNMLESVNKFKL, encoded by the coding sequence GTGGTATATTACAAAGTTAGAAAAGAAACATATAAAAACTATGAAACTATAATTTCAAATCAGATAACAGATTTAGAGAGAATAATAGATGAATATACAGATAATATAAAACAAAATGTAAATATGTTAGCAGCTGATCGTGATATTGCTTCTATAGATAAGAGAATTACAGAATATATAAGTAAAAAGGGTACCAATGGTAAAGTACCTATGGAACCTATGAAGTCTAATGATTATGAGAAAGGTGTATATCAAGATTTTGAAAATTTTACAAAGGCTCATATTGAAGTAGATACGACTTTTGTTGGAGTAGATGATAATGGGGGATATTTACAGTATCCCAGCTCATCAAGAAAAGAAGGTTATGATCCTAGGGGAAGAGATTGGTACACACAATCAAAAGGTAATTTAGATGACGTTGTATATTCTAATGTTTATATAAATAGTAATAATGCCACAGTAATATCTTGCACAAAGGCTTTATTGGATGATAAAAAGGCTTTGCGAGGGGTTATAGGTATTGATATGAGTGTTAAAAATATACAAGACATAATAAAAAGAGTTAAAGTTGGTGATGAAGGATACATAGTATTATTAGATAAGAATGATACAATAATAGCACACCCTAAAGATTCTAAATTCTTATTTAAAAATGTTAAAGAGTTAGGAATTAACGAATTAAATGAAATAAAAAACCTTAAGAAAAAAGAATTAAAAACCAAACTTCCAGATGGAAAAGAATATAATATAAAATTAAATGTAGGGAGCAATACAAATTTAGGATGGAAATACATAACTATAGTTCCTAGTGGTGAATTTCACAAAAATGCTAATGCTATAGGAAAAACAATGTTAATAATATTAGTAATGGCTATGATAGGTGCTATACTAATTGGTATCTTAATATCTACTAATATTACTAAACCTATAAAATATGTAGAAAAACATTTGAAATTTTTAGGTGAAGGAGACTTTACTAAAAATATTGACAAAAAATATCTAAACTTAAAAGATGAAGTAGGAGAAATTATTAAATCAACTAATACTATGCAAGATTCCATTAGAAAAGTATTAAATGAAATAAAAATGCAATCTATGAGTATAGATAAAGAGGCAGAGGTATTATTTTCATCTTCAGAAGAGATGGTTGCATCTTCTGTAGAAGTTTCTAATGCTATAGAAGATACATCTAAAGGAACTACAAATCAAGCGGAGAGATTGGTTGAAGTAAATACAATATTAAATAATTTTAGTGATAAAATAGGGAAAATTGCTATCTATATTGATAATGTATATAACAATATAGATGGAATAGGTAATATGACAGAAGAAAATAATAAAGAAATGGAAGTAATGATAACTTTCATGGAAAGTCTTAAAAGTACATTTAGTGAGTTTAATTTTGTTATAGAAAGCTTAGGCAATAGAATAACAGAGGTAACCGAGATTATTTATATAATAGATGGAATATCAGAACAAACTAATCTACTTGCATTAAATGCCGCTATTGAAGCAGCTAGAGCTGGAGATGCAGGAAGAGGATTCGCTGTTGTAGCTGATGAGATAAGAAAACTTTCTGAGCAAAGTAAGGTATCTGCGGAAAATATTAAAAAATTATTATTACAAATAGAAAAAGACTCAGAAAAAATTGTAGGTGAATCTGAACATATAAACAATGAATTTATGAAGCAGCAAAATATAGTTAAAAAAACTATGCATTCTTTCAATACTATTTCAAATTCAATTGTAGATATAATTCCTAAAATCCACGAGATAAATAATTACTCAAAGAATATGGAGAAAGAAAAAGATTTAATAGTAAATACCATAGAAGAGATATCTGCAGTATCTGAAGAAATCTCAGCTGCATCAGAAGAAATTGCAGCATCATCTGCTAATATGAGCGAAGTTTCAAAAGGGGTATCTAGTTCTGCTGAAAATCTAGATAGTATGTCTGTAAATATGCTAGAGAGTGTAAATAAATTTAAATTGTAA
- a CDS encoding corrinoid protein, with the protein MSDLKQAILEELSASVVDMDEELAIEAADKFIENNFEAYEGIVDGLAVGMEKAGQLFEEEEYYIPELLMCSDAMYAGLDKLRPYLKKEDTKDTYKAVVGVVEGDTHDIGKNLFKIMLETTGFEVLDLGRDVPPSEFIKKAKETGASLIGMSTLMTTTMDNMEVVIKLLEEEKMRNDVVVMVGGGPISQNFADKIGADGYAPEASKAARLAKELVKSKIGA; encoded by the coding sequence ATGTCAGACTTAAAACAAGCTATTTTAGAAGAGCTTTCAGCATCAGTTGTAGACATGGACGAAGAATTGGCAATAGAAGCTGCTGATAAATTTATTGAAAATAATTTTGAGGCTTATGAAGGAATTGTAGATGGACTAGCTGTTGGAATGGAGAAAGCTGGTCAATTATTTGAAGAAGAAGAATATTACATACCTGAATTATTGATGTGTTCAGATGCAATGTATGCTGGTTTAGATAAATTAAGACCTTATTTAAAAAAAGAGGATACAAAAGATACTTATAAGGCTGTAGTGGGAGTTGTTGAAGGTGACACTCATGATATAGGGAAAAATTTATTTAAGATTATGCTTGAAACTACAGGGTTTGAAGTTTTAGATTTAGGAAGAGATGTTCCACCATCAGAGTTTATAAAAAAAGCTAAAGAAACTGGAGCAAGTTTAATAGGAATGTCTACTTTAATGACTACTACTATGGATAACATGGAAGTTGTAATTAAGTTATTAGAGGAAGAAAAGATGAGAAATGATGTAGTAGTTATGGTTGGAGGAGGACCAATTTCTCAAAATTTTGCTGATAAAATAGGGGCAGATGGATATGCACCAGAGGCATCAAAAGCTGCAAGACTTGCAAAAGAACTAGTTAAGAGTAAAATTGGAGCATAA